The Limnospira fusiformis SAG 85.79 genomic interval GATCGCACTATTCCCGCCTATGCCCTGTCTACCTTACATTACGGCAAATCTAACGAACATTGGCACTTTCCGGGAACCATCACCTTAACCTCTGAAACCTTAATATCAGTATTAATGGAAGTAGGGGAAAGTATATATAGGGCGGGGTTCCGCAAATTAGTATTTCTGAACGCTCATGGTGGACAACCCCAGATTTTAGACATGGTAGCGCGAGACTTGCATCAACAGCATGAAGATTTCATGGTATTTCCCCTGTTTGTGTGGCGGGTTCCCCACATAGCCAAAGAACTATTTTCCCCGGAAGAATTGGAATTAGGGATTCACGCTGGAGACATAGAAACCAGTGTGATGTTATCAATTTTGCCTGATGTGGTACGCCGGGATAAGGCGGTGCGAGAGTTTCCCCACGGCTTACCCTCCGACAGTTTACTGAGTATGGAAGGAAAATTGCCCTTTGCTTGGGTAACGCGGGATCTAAGCGCTAGTGGTGTGTTGGGAGACGCAACGGCGGCTACAGAAGAGAAGGGGAGTCGCCTACTGGAGTCGGTGGTAGACAGTTGGGTAAAAGCGATCGCAGATATTTATAAATTTCAGCAGCCCCAGTGTTTCCGCTCTGTGTCAAAATAAATCGATATCGGAAATAGAGCCTAAGTAATGACAATGATCAACTCTACTCTACAGCAAGCCTTTAACCGAGGCCAAGGGCTGAAAGTAATTAGCGGTTTAATGAATTTCCATCGCCCCAATGTGGTGGCGGTGGTGAAAGCAGCAACTCAAGGCGGCGCGACCTTTGTAGATATTGCCGCTGACCCGGAATTAGTGGCGATCGCGCGTGATTTGACCCATTTACCTATTTGTGTGTCAGCCGTAGAACCAGAAAAGTTCCTCCCCTGTGTGGAAGCTGGCGCTGATCTGATTGAAATTGGGAATTTTGATGCTTTCTACGCCCAAGGACGGCGCTTTGAAGCCCCCGAAGTGTTGCAGTTGACCCGTCAAACTCGATCGCTACTTCCTGAGATTACCCTATCCGTAACAGTTCCCCATATTTTGGAACTGGATCAACAAGTCCAATTAGCCATAGACTTAGTGGAAGCTGGGGCGGATATTATCCAAACAGAAGGGGGAACTAGCGCTAACCCTGTGCATCCCGGAACTTTAGGATTGATTGAAAAGGCTGCGCCTACCCTAGCCGCCGCCCGGGAAATTTCCCGCGCCGTATCGGTTCCAGTATTATGCGCTTCTGGAATTTCTAGTGTAACAGCACCTTTGGCGATCGCCGCCGGTGCTGCCGGTGTCGGTGTCGGTTCAGCTATCAACCGCCTCGATAATGAATTAGCAATGATTGCAGCGGTTCGTAGTCTCGTGGAAGCATTAGCCACCGTGAATACTGCCCGGATTTATCAGTCTTAGAAAATCTCTACAGCCCCAGCGTTCATCTCTTTGGCAGTTATTAATTATCCGCCGATTACATGACACTTGGGGCTGTATTCTCATCTCAATCTCCCGCGCAAGTTAAAAACCAGATCGAATAATCTTCAATTAATTGATAATTATCAGACTCCTCATCTGTGCATTCTAAATCCGCTAGGTCTAGGGTAAATAATTTCTCATCGCTAACCCGTCGGACTTGCACTTGTAAGCCATATTCTTCATCAAATTTATCAGCAAAGCCCAGAATTTCAAAAGTATCTTGATGGGAAGGATTGTTGATTTTTTGTTTCTCGTATTCCTTTTTGCGACCGGAAGACAATAGATATTCTTCTTCCCAAGCAAATTCATCACTTGCGGTTACATAACAAGGTAACTTGATTTGTTTTTTCAGATATTGCAGATAGAGTTTAAGTTTTTTTCGGAAACTATAAGAAGGCTTAAAACCCAAGTTTTTTTCAGTCTTAGCTACCGCCATTTCCAGGT includes:
- a CDS encoding calcium-binding protein codes for the protein MTKFQKNLKSASTHPEPSDLKGIQIDETITFNIRSGNSIDRLDLPEDPRLLMLDVIKNLTISDIENIPGIDDLYLDYLTDADLEMAVAKTEKNLGFKPSYSFRKKLKLYLQYLKKQIKLPCYVTASDEFAWEEEYLLSSGRKKEYEKQKINNPSHQDTFEILGFADKFDEEYGLQVQVRRVSDEKLFTLDLADLECTDEESDNYQLIEDYSIWFLTCAGD
- a CDS encoding creatininase family protein, translated to MHNFIPPHRFFPYLTWTEIAEMPDPENTVIIQPIGAIEQHGPHLPLIVDAAIATAVTGLALEKLDRTIPAYALSTLHYGKSNEHWHFPGTITLTSETLISVLMEVGESIYRAGFRKLVFLNAHGGQPQILDMVARDLHQQHEDFMVFPLFVWRVPHIAKELFSPEELELGIHAGDIETSVMLSILPDVVRRDKAVREFPHGLPSDSLLSMEGKLPFAWVTRDLSASGVLGDATAATEEKGSRLLESVVDSWVKAIADIYKFQQPQCFRSVSK
- a CDS encoding DUF561 domain-containing protein yields the protein MTMINSTLQQAFNRGQGLKVISGLMNFHRPNVVAVVKAATQGGATFVDIAADPELVAIARDLTHLPICVSAVEPEKFLPCVEAGADLIEIGNFDAFYAQGRRFEAPEVLQLTRQTRSLLPEITLSVTVPHILELDQQVQLAIDLVEAGADIIQTEGGTSANPVHPGTLGLIEKAAPTLAAAREISRAVSVPVLCASGISSVTAPLAIAAGAAGVGVGSAINRLDNELAMIAAVRSLVEALATVNTARIYQS